AGACCAGCAAAGGGAGATTGATATGAGCGTAGATAATGGAAGCAACGGATTATTAATTGTATTATCAGGGCCGTCTGGAGTGGGGAAAGGTACGGTTCGGGATGAACTTTTTAGAGTTAATGATAATATAATATATTCGGTATCTATTACCACAAGACAACCTAGAAAAGGTGAAACAGATGGGAAAGACTATTTTTTTTCGTCTAAAAACAACTTTTTCAAAATGATAGAGAATAATGAACTTTTAGAATGGGCAGAAGTATATGGTAACTATTATGGCACTCCAAGGCAGTTTGTTGAGAAAAATCTTGAAAATGGCAAAGACGTAATATTAGAACTAGACATTCAGGGAGCTTTGCAGGTACAAGATAGTTTCCCTGAAGGTGTCTTTATATTTCTTCTGCCTCCATCTATATCCGAACTTAAAGAAAGGATAAAAAGGCGGGGGACAGAGGCTAAGGAAGACCTGGATAAAAGGCTTGGTGCTGCAAAAGAGGAGATATATATTGCCAGAGAGTACCACTATGTCATTGTTAACAAAGAAGTAAATAGCTCTGCTTCAACCATTAATTCAATTATTCAAGCCGAAAAATGCAAGTTTAATAGATATGGAGAAGAATTAATTAAAGAGGTGATAAAAAAATGAAAGAACCGTCAGTCGATGAACTTGTTGGGATGGTTGATAGTAAATATACATTGGTGATAGCATCGGCAAAAAGAGCAAGGCAAATAGTAGATGGATCAGAAGTTTTAGTTGATACAGATGCTAAAAAAAGTGTAAGTATAGCCTTAGAAGAGATTAAAAACAAAAAGCTTGATATTTATAGAGAGCCTGGTCAGGGAATTAAATAATGTGGTTACATAAAAAGGGGCTTTTTACGGATGGGTGAAAATAATAAAGTTGTTTTAGGTGTGACTGGTGGAATTTCTGCATATAAGTCTGCAGATGTTTGTAGTAAGTTAAAAAAAAGAGGTTACCAGGTTAAAGTTGTAATGACTAAATCTGCTGCGGAATTTATTCGTCCACTTACATTTGAAACTATCAGTCAAAACTCAGTAACTACTGAAATGTTTTCACAAAACAAGCCTTATCTGGATACTGAACATATTAGTCTTGCCAGGTGGGGAGATATTTATTTGATATGTCCTGCAACTGCAAATATTATAGGGAAACTAGCTAATGGAATCGCAGATGATTTTTTAAGTACTATGCTTTTAG
The Natranaerofaba carboxydovora genome window above contains:
- the rpoZ gene encoding DNA-directed RNA polymerase subunit omega, translating into MKEPSVDELVGMVDSKYTLVIASAKRARQIVDGSEVLVDTDAKKSVSIALEEIKNKKLDIYREPGQGIK
- the gmk gene encoding guanylate kinase → MSVDNGSNGLLIVLSGPSGVGKGTVRDELFRVNDNIIYSVSITTRQPRKGETDGKDYFFSSKNNFFKMIENNELLEWAEVYGNYYGTPRQFVEKNLENGKDVILELDIQGALQVQDSFPEGVFIFLLPPSISELKERIKRRGTEAKEDLDKRLGAAKEEIYIAREYHYVIVNKEVNSSASTINSIIQAEKCKFNRYGEELIKEVIKK